The nucleotide window AGCGAATACGCCGGTAGCCAGTGAAGTGGCAAATCGCTTGGGGCATTGCCAGGCGATTATCAACAAACGACCAGCCCTGAGTTGCTGGCGACTTGAATTGCCGGAAACGTGGTACGATTTCGAGATGACCCAGTCCAAGTCGCATCGTAAGCAGATTCGCCGCTTGATCAACCGAGTCTTAGATACGGAACGTTGTCAGTTGCATGTTTGCGACGACCCCACGAAAATTGATGCGGCGTTAGAGATTTTGATCGACCTGCATACGCGTCGCCGCCGGATGTTGGATCAAAATGGCTGCTTTGCTAGTGATCGATTTGCTTCGTTCCTACGTGAAGCAGGGCACGAGATGATGGCGGATGGACACTGCGAAGTGTTGTGGTTGGAGCTAGATAACAAGCCAATTGCAGCGGAGATTCATTTTCCGTCAGACACAACCGTGTACGCTTATCAGGCCGGCATCGATCCTGATCGCATGGACGAAGAGCCAGGCAGCTTGATGCAGATCGCCATGATCCGTCGCGCGATTGAACAAGGAAAGCAAGCCGTCGATTTCCTACGCGGCGACGAACCGTATAAAGCACATTGGCGAGCCGAGCCTCGCAAATGCGAAACGATTCGAATTGTGCCCAACACGACATTCGGATTGATTCGTCATGGCATTTGGACCACCAAGACCCAAGTTAAAAACTGGTTCAAAGCCTCACTGGGAAACATCTAGCGGGAAGGCAGCAGCAGCAAGCTCGCAGGCATCCGGCCAAACGGGCGTCACCAAGAACACGACTGGCGAACGGTCGTTTATTGC belongs to Bremerella cremea and includes:
- a CDS encoding GNAT family N-acetyltransferase, which gives rise to MRVECFTDAESLVPYRSVWNALAGDVPFRRYDWLMPWWHAYGEANELYVLGVFVEEKLIGLAPWFREVGTASGRTLRFLGDGDACTDYLDVLAAPDDMKRVAPLLVDWLQEALTTSLAWETMEWDNLEANTPVASEVANRLGHCQAIINKRPALSCWRLELPETWYDFEMTQSKSHRKQIRRLINRVLDTERCQLHVCDDPTKIDAALEILIDLHTRRRRMLDQNGCFASDRFASFLREAGHEMMADGHCEVLWLELDNKPIAAEIHFPSDTTVYAYQAGIDPDRMDEEPGSLMQIAMIRRAIEQGKQAVDFLRGDEPYKAHWRAEPRKCETIRIVPNTTFGLIRHGIWTTKTQVKNWFKASLGNI